The following nucleotide sequence is from Parambassis ranga chromosome 21, fParRan2.1, whole genome shotgun sequence.
AGTTTCCTTCCAGTCCTGTCTGACCACACGTGCTTGTCTGTAGTTGTCTCGTGTACTCCTGTGTTCCCTTGTTTCTCCgtgagttttacttcctcttgttttcattCTTAGTGATCGCCTGACccgccctgatgtgtctcaccctTGTGTAATACTAAGGGTTCCAATAGGGTTTCACATCGATCCTTGGTGCGCGGGCCCTAAGAAGAAACAGGAGCAAGATACCAACAATCTTTAGTAgactatttatttgtttgtcattGTAACAGTAGGAGGTTGTTCAGtagtattttagaaataaatggAAGGTTGGATATTGGTCTATAATTTGCTAAGATGTCTGGGTCAAGAGAATGCATCAAGGAGCAACTTGAAGTCCTTGCAAAGGTATTAATTAGTAATTGAGATAGGAATCAGAGTACTATGAGTGTACAATGTACTGAACAAAACAATAAGAGAGGGGGCAGCATGCGTCTTTAAAGTTTGAGGTGTAGAATTGTTCCTGAAGTTTAACAGGTACAGTTACAGTGTGTAAGATATTTAGGCAATGCTGATCAACTTTTCTATCTGTAGAATATTCGATTTTATGAGTGAACAATGCAAACTGCAACCAACTATCTCAGTCCATCATTTCTCTGACATCCATTTGAATTTATTCCATAACTGTGCATTGCATTTCAAGTCATTTGGTTGCAGGCTCCAATTGTTATCCAGACCTCTATGCTTTGCAAATTCAGGTCATTTAATATAACAATCAAATCCCTCATGGAACTACAGACATTTGTTCCGACACTGTTTTGTAGAATATGGATTTAAAAAATTTACAGTACCATAAGTCAGAACAAAACAGACCACATGATTCatagatgtaaacattttttgtgttttgtattttttggtgGACTGGTGAATGTTGACAGAAAAATCCAGTTTTAGGCACCACCATGTAAGCGTACTGTATAAGTTTAAAACATCACCTGTCACACTCCACATGAGTGGCCTTAGATCATAGTGCTGCTGTCTGGCTGTTTTTAAGACTTTAGGTCTACATCTACAATATATATACAGGTTTGGCTACATTAAGATATCCTCCAGAGAGTTTGAGCAGTGTATCTctaaataataatgaattacCAAATTACCAAAGTTGCCAGCTTTAAGGCATGTTCAGGGTAGctgaaattatttatattaattattaaatatataagCAGGAGAATACAGTATGGCTAAATGACACCACACTGTACTATTCATTAAtatattaattaaaataatctgCCAAAAATCAGAGATGTGAGAATTGATAAATTactgaatcacagtgaaagtAAGGCAGTGATTTTAACAATTTACATGACTTATTACTGTACAGTCATGGAGAATTAAAGCTCAAAGTCCATTTTTGCATCTTTGATATTACTTCATATTACAACTGAACAAAATCCTTTCTTGATGCCAGTGACTGTACTCATTACTGTAAAGATATGGTTAAAAAATAATTGAGCTATTTTTGCATATTTAGTATTTTGTATAAGCACATTAATTTTTTGGACCTTGGTATTTAGTATCCTGAATATGCCAATAAATGTAATgctaagtgaaaaaaaaattgaaccCTCTCAGGTTCAAGTTCCACATTACTCAGCATGAAACCGGAGCTAAGGCAGAGGCTGTGGCAGAGGGATTGTACGTGACATTTAAATTAGCAACGATAGTACAGCAACCTGGTGGTAATTGCCTGGATCTTTAAATAATCTCCAAAGGCTGCTGCAGGTGCAAGCTATTTGTCTTCACATGACATCCTTGGAGACCAGCagttcatttttgttgttgtaacaAAGTACTGTCCTCTCCTTGTTTTAACAAGATGACACAGATCAGGTGGGATAAAAACTAGAAACCTGCATCGTCCTTTATACCATCTTGTTCAAGTAAAATGTCTTTCTCCGTGGCACAACTTTAGACACACATATCTACAATGCCCTCGTCCGCAGGGATTTTGGGTCGACTGTTGAGCACCAGAGCCATTTCCTGCATCTTCACCTGCTCAGCATCAAGGCCATTCCAGCAGTCTATAACTCCTGCGATGGGCTGACTGGTGTTGGGCTGTTGTGAGTTTGAGCGCCCCCCTGTGGAGTAAACTCCAGAgtctccactgctgctgctatcATGACGGCTGTGTTGGGCACTGGAAAGTGAAAttgacattcattcatttattgttttcattatAACTTTTTAAAACACCAATTATCAATTTcttaatatttaataaataaatctgttctttgtaaacattaaacattgaAAGAGACCTGCTGCCTGGCTTAAGGCCTAAAAGGGGTGCTGGTAGATTCTCAGGTGGTAAGTCATGGACTTCCAGGATGGCTGGCTCTAGACGGACAGTCACATTATCACATAGCAGCTCTGATTCTGACTCGGGGGTGAGGAGGCAAGGAACATCAGAACCAGGGGAGGTGCCGAAGAACTGAAAtgaccagaggaaaaaaagtcacattaatATGCAAGTGAAGTGTAGTGTGGTGTAAGTATATGTCCATGTATTATTTAATTAACTTAGAACTACCTTAACAAGGTTtaagtttttaaataaatgagccTGCACAAATATCCTTAAATCAGTAAATAACCTATGTAAAAAGTGTGCTGTGGCTGTATACCTCCTTGAAATGCATGGGCAGCTGGTGGGAAGGGAACAACGTTGCTTTGAGGGTTTTGTAACACCAAAAGGAGCTATACACTGAAGGAAACATGACCAGGAAGCAGGTGACCAAAGAGCCCAGAAAGTAGAGAAAGATCTCCCACCATGGAGTTGCACCTGttaacagtaaaaacacacatagtCAATTTCACTTAATATCTCTAACTAAAACATGTACATGTATTTAAGGATGTGGTGCATCCCTTGGCAAAACCCAACTCAACCTGAGGGAATCCAAAATGAAGAGTAGAACTGAGGGAGAGGATAATAGTATATAATAGTTTAATTTATTAACATAACTTTTGGTCTTGACAACATAAACCAAGGCGTCtatgggaggaagccagagcatCTGGGAAAAACTTGCACAGAGACGAGAGAACATTTAAACTCCCTTCTTTCAGTTCTAACCACTGGGCCACCCTGCTGCCTGTAAGCAATTCTGTTGAGATAATTATTAAGCCCtcctatttattttttcattttattcttttCCATCTCTGGAAACCCAGCTGGCAGAGACATCAATATCACTTTGTCAGGGCAACTCATGCCAGGTTCAAGACATATTAATTAAACTAAGTCCCTTGGAGTAGCTGACAGCTTTGACTGTCCTTTGTTTATAGAAGcattggatgttttttttggtctgaaGATTAAAATTGTTGCATCTGTAATTGTTCAGTCAAAAGAACCATGACtctcataacattaaacattcACTCAGAACagtaaaaaatgatttttacttaagtatgtTTCCTTACTATGGGCCTCTCTTCACAGTGAGTGAAATAGATGACTCTTAAAAATGTATGGTCACCAATTTTTTTATGTTGTCTAGAAACAAGGTTTTTCTTCTGCACAGGCTCAAATAAACCCTCTCTTATGTAAAAATACTAAATGCATATAATTGTTCAGCATAGTTGCATATTTTAACTATTTCttcactgaaagaaatgcagctCTTCATTCACActttacattttgtgtttttttaccccttcctttctgtaaaaaacacaaagcagtgaCATACATGGAGATTATATACTATTTAAAGATAACAATTTAAATTgtttcttttaaacatgttacCTTCAGTCTGCATACAGTGTGGTGAGGTGAAATTGCTGCCCTTGTTGTAATAATCATAGCGTGACTGGACAATCACACAGTACCAGGTCCAAGGCTTCAGGTTTGGGAGAATCACTATGTTGATGCTGCTTGTTAATGTTTGGTGTGTCTGTGATGCCTGAAGGGCACAGGAGAgagtcaaagggttaaataGCAATAATTTGAACTTCACATTTGATTGAAAGTTGAAAACTGCAGAACATATAACGACTGATGAGATAGGTTAGCAACAGACTGGATATATTAGGTACAATTACaggcacaaaaaacacacactccaggAAGGCTGGATCTGGTCAGGTGGCACATAATCAAATAACTGAAAAATATTAACAACAGATCAAGTAAAATTAAAGAATGCAATGCTGCCACTGTATGCTTGCTcggggtttctgtaaagcacctacaGACAACTTTGATTGTTAaagatacatttttttctagTTTTGCTGTCAGTTGTTTCTGCAGATCTGGGAGCAAGTGAACATTGTTGTTATTCTATGCATTACAGTTTTATCTAATTCATCTAATCTTGTTTATGCAATCCAAAACAACAATTTCCAAACAATTTGACACACTCTGGGTACAGAACATACTGGAATAACCTTTCTGTTTTCTCGTCAAACCAGTTTTCAGAAAACATTTACTTCTTTTACTGAAAAGCAGCTGGTTGGAAAGCATAGCTTCAGGAAACACAGATAGGAAACAACTCTGCAAAGCATGTAATGCTGTTCACAACCAATGAACTAACAATTGTTAATACACACaagagaagaacaaaacaaaaaacctaaAAGGCTTTTATAATTTTGCTGTTTATTTGGCTGCTTTAATCTGAGAATTACCAGTTGTCTTAGGGAGTGAGGAAAATGTGAAGTGTGACAATACAACCACAATGTGTGACATTTGAGAGAGAGTTGGGAGAGTTTATACATACAGTCTCCTACCTGACTGTCTACTGAGCGTTCCCAGTACATAATATGGTAGGCCAAGGTTGGAATAAGCTCCTTCATGGAGCTGTTGTTGCTGGAGAGAGGGTCAAAAATAGTAACCTCTAGGTCACTACCAGCAGGTGTGAGGATCACGTTGGTTGGAGGACCCAGTGCGGCTAcaaggagagacagcagagatgtAACTCCGTAAATGGTTTGTAATAACAAATTGTAGGATGATGAAGAGATGTGTGTCTTAGTTCGACTGACAGGCTTATACACAGATGTACCTTACCAAGACAAAAAGGCTTTtcctttaaagagaaaaatgacTAGATTTGGCATTTTGCATGCTGGATATTTTACCTCCCCCTAGAGaaatacactttaaaaaaataatgtcaaCACTAAAATCACACCAATGAATGAAAATACATTTCCTAAAAATACTCAACATTCAACGTGTAAACTGTTTCCTTTAACTGTAATCTAAACCTTCTCTTTTACCATCTTTGTCAGGGGAGAACTCCTTCTGGACCCAGTCAGAGTGACGCCCATTCACACTGGCTCGTACGCGGAGCACATGGATTCCCAGATAGTACAGGTTTAACAGTGTAAGGTCACATGACCTGTCTAAAATGTCTTTGCAAACAGTGGACCATATGGGAGACTTCTTCTTTGAATTCAGCTTGTACCTCctgcaaaaaaaggaaaaacaaaaatgtctctTCACACTAtatctatagatatatatatataaaaagccaTGATTTCCCAGTTTCTTGCCTTTTCTTATGATCCTGAGCAGTGAAGCACAATTAACATAACAATATGCAAAGACTAGAAGGCTTATGTCATAAAGGTGCTTCTGTTgacacacattttctgaaaaGTTGAATAAttcaaaaacaagaaaacaacatgcAGTTTGAAACTCGCTAAAATTGAATAACTTAAGGGATAAAAGTTACAGTGCAGCAACTaaaatttttaaattttaattatttctgGCCAGAAATACGAACATATTAACTTTCTCTTCTTTAATAGGCTGCAGACTGGGGTATGAAGCACATATGCACAGATATTTATGTGCTAATCCATCAACAGAAaaccttttttatttgtttttcaacaaattaGTGGGTCCTTCTTCCCCATCAATGATCGTTTTGTGCAGGTACATGGTCATCTCTGCCTCATCAGTGAACATGGCTGctttggctgctctcttcccaAGGAGGCTGCCCCAGTGTAAAAAGCACCGTAATGACAAagaaaatggtaaaaaaaaatggtgcaTTTTAGGACAGACACTTTAGAAAGTGGTGCTTTTCTGTCACTCCTGGCTTGCCATATATTGCACACATTGCATTGCAAGAcacatgcattattattattattgttattacttCAAAAAGGCAGTTCTAAGCGCTGTTTTGTTCACAGCTGACACATCACTATTGTCCAACCACTTGCATTTCGACATGGGTGGAATCTGCTGTATCCTCTTTGTACTAATAGCCAATGAGTCTgtgatttttcacattttttctcCCCTCCTATCCTGTGCTCGCACCCCCTTGGAGGGTGTCCCCCTGGTCGAGACCCACTGGCTTAGGCCATAGGTTTTACACTGGAGAGTAGTGgtgaaaaataaacaagtaTAACATTACTGTATGCCAAATTTTGATTACAGATTCAGCTTCACATCATTATAAaaactttctctctttcacatgGATTCTCTATGTGTAAATTACTCACGCAATATGTTGTGTTGTGAAGGTAACATTGCCAGTGTGGTCCCAGTCCCAGCACAGTGTGTACTGGGTGTTCAAGGTGACCATGGTTACATTCCGTGGGGGAGCCAGCTCTGCTCCAGCTGaaagaaaaaggcaaaaacCCACATGACCCACAGCCTAACTGTACTGTAACATTAATCTCATCATCTTGTTATAAATAGCGGATCAACTGTTTCACTTTCACATTAATAGTGTACACAAATGTCACAAATGTTTTGTTAAAAAGTCTTTATACACAGGTATATTTCTAAAaggaaaatgtaatgtaatgctaACCATTTAAACAATATGGTTAAATGGAAACGATGAAACAATAACTATTAATTTTTTGATAAAGAAGCATATCACCCACTATGACTATGATTTTCAGTTTTTGGACAACAATGCTGTTATGGCACATACAAAGAATCTACATAACACTGTAATTTGGAGATGCACAACATGAAAGTACAGCTTCTATGTGAAACAGGAACTGTTACAAAACCAAACACTGGAAGTGAGAATATGAGAATTTACCCAACATCctgagtggaaaaaaacaagtaagtTCAAACCATAAGTGTGTATTATTATATGGGTGTTTTAttgtgtactgatgtgactatgaacagaaagagacaaaaattTCTATAGCTGGTAGTTAATCTTTTGATGCTCAGAATTTACTGGATACAAAGAATACATTAACAAGCTCATTAATGCCAATCTAAAAAGGAGAACATAATAGGAACATGGAAGTGTGCAATTTTGTCTTCACTAGAACTGTAATACTATGGCCTGAGgaacaaagaaaacataaatCACTGTTTCTTAGACACCTGTGTGCTTGTTAAGAATTCAAGCCTGGCATATTACCAGGAGGGAGTAAATATTTTTAAAGCGTTTATAACTATCATAGTGAAACCCATGCTCGATGTGTGTAAAGATGTCATAGTCATCTAATTAATTCTAAAAAAGGACTGCAACCAATACTGGCCAATCAACTTGTGTCTGATCTAAAAACTGGAGCTGCACAATTTTGAGTTTTAATCAATCATAATGTAATCACAATCATGAAAGAACATGTTATCTGCTATGAAAAACAGTGTTTGGAAAAGTAACAGCTAGAAAGGGCAAATGCTGAAAAACCTAAAGCAAGAGTTGTGATGCTGCTTTTCACTGCTGGTGACAACTGAAGGAGCAGAAGGGGCTGAAAACTATTTCCTTTGGACAGGTAGGCTAATcacgtgttttgtttttgttttgtcagtaatttattttatttattttggtcaTCTTGTGACAGTCATTAACACATTTTTGTATCACATTTTTGACAGTCTCTCTATAATTGCTGAGCAGACATCTTGAATGGTTGtgtattccattaaaaatcagccttttctagaatagtcatttaccacattaacaatgtctagactgcaTGTCTGATTATGTTAATGTTATctatattgaaaaaaataaaatttaacaaagacatttccaagtgaccccaaacttttgaacagtactgtatatatctACTAATATAATACAACTGTTTTGTCCTGCTTGTCAACattaacaacctgtcatgtttgttctctgtaatgtttgatgtttgtgcatgttagttcctctctctccttcatcctctctgtcctgcctccctcttctcctcctctacccggctgactgtcagcaggaaggttctccttatgagtcgggtcctgttcaaggtttcttctgttaaaaggaagtttttcttgccactgttgctctgaaggtggttcaggctctgggtctctgtgaggCGCTTTGAGAtgattctgattgtaaaatgtgctatataaacaaaattgaattgaattttccTCTCAATATAATTTTGTGGGCGTTTAAACTGCGTGCGACACAAACCCCATAATTGTTCAAATGATGTGAAAGCTATTGAAGAAATATTAATTTGTTTActataaaaaaaattctaaaattGGAGGTAGTAAAACTAGTAAAAGGGGTGTGTCTCGTTTGTCTCTCCCAGCTCTAGAACACAGGGTAGGTTTCGAATGATTTGGTCACGTGAAACGGAAGCTATTGAACACAGAAAAGTGTCTGAACAGTGTCTGTCGCATATCCAAACTAAAACCAACTTCACCGCTGTAGAGATCGGTAGTACTACTCGGAGATCTGTATTAACCACTAGAGCAAAGCATAGGCTGCCAAAACCAAACCTTTGCCGTCACTGTCTCCGCCAGGACAAGATGGCGTTATACATGCTGAGATAAAATTGCAATAATTTacatcctgcttcactgacaGTGTTAAACATGTCGTTATTTTTAGACGACTAATTCATCTTTTAATTACGCTGATTATAGTCTAGTATAGTAATTTCCTATTTAATACAGTATTATACACAGTTACAGTCGGAGTTAAAATGAATCCTCTCTAAAACGCCCAAACCGTGTACAAAGGTAACCTACACACTTTCACCATTTCAACTATAAACGCTTCCTGAGCATGATACAAAGAACgatatctttctttttgtcgaAATTCTAAAGGACGGTAAGCTATACATAATTGAAAGTGCAAGAGTGATGTCATTAGGGCGAatactttctgtttcttttagCATAACAGAcgaagaaaaatgtatttatatttcgAATCTTAGAAATTCTAACCACTAAATGATGAACAAAACGTCCATCCTGTTAACCCCTTTTATCCTACACATGGTCGCACTTCCGTAAGACATGAGCTATACTAAATATTTTACTGGCTACAATCAACGAAGCCCACAACACATAACGAAAGTTAACATGCTAATTTTGCCCACTTACCTGCGCTGTCGAGGCACCAAAACACAAGGCAAACATAAAACGCA
It contains:
- the LOC114426579 gene encoding interferon alpha/beta receptor 1b-like, giving the protein MLVPSKIQTMFAAFYVCLVFWCLDSAAGAELAPPRNVTMVTLNTQYTLCWDWDHTGNVTFTTQHIARYKLNSKKKSPIWSTVCKDILDRSCDLTLLNLYYLGIHVLRVRASVNGRHSDWVQKEFSPDKDAALGPPTNVILTPAGSDLEVTIFDPLSSNNSSMKELIPTLAYHIMYWERSVDSQASQTHQTLTSSINIVILPNLKPWTWYCVIVQSRYDYYNKGSNFTSPHCMQTEGATPWWEIFLYFLGSLVTCFLVMFPSVYSSFWCYKTLKATLFPSHQLPMHFKEFFGTSPGSDVPCLLTPESESELLCDNVTVRLEPAILEVHDLPPENLPAPLLGLKPGSSAQHSRHDSSSSGDSGVYSTGGRSNSQQPNTSQPIAGVIDCWNGLDAEQVKMQEMALVLNSRPKIPADEGIVDMCV